In Vicugna pacos chromosome 10, VicPac4, whole genome shotgun sequence, the following proteins share a genomic window:
- the LOC102544756 gene encoding olfactory receptor 51H1-like, translated as MADHNHSHFQHLYLVLAGIPGLEQKHHWMAFPLGALYVIALFGNGVIISTIKSDLSLHVPMYYFLCMLALADMGLALCTMPSMLGIFWFNYKSIVFDACLVQMYFIHTFSAIESGVLVAMAFDRVVAIWKPLRYSAILTSGVVCRTGAVILTRAVCVVFPVPFLIKRLPFYGSTLLSHSFCLHQDVMRLACASTRVNSLYGLIAVIFTKGLDSLSILLSYIFILRTVMAIASGEGRLKALNTCVSHTCAVLIFYVPLIGVSVIHRFGRHLSPLTHALMANAYLLVPPVLNPIVYTVKTKEIRRKIIQIFVQTKVTAGG; from the coding sequence ATGGCAGATCATAACCACTCCCACTTCCAACACCTTTACCTTGTCTTAGCTGGAATTCCAGGGCTCGAACAAAAGCATCACTGGATGGCATTCCCACTGGGTGCTCTATATGTCATTGCCCTCTTTGGCAATGGTGTCATCATCTCTACTATCAAGTCTGACTTGTCCCTGCATGTGCCCATGTACTACTTTCTGTGTATGCTGGCATTGGCAGACATGGGACTTGCCTTGTGTACTATGCCCTCTATGCTAGGCATATTTTGGTTTAACTACAAGTCCATTGTTTTTGATGCCTGCCTCGTTCAGATGTACTTCATCCATACCTTCTCAGCCATTGAGTCTGGTGTGCTGGTAGCCATGGCCTTTGATCGGGTTGTGGCAATCTGGAAGCCCCTCAGGTATAGCGCCATCCTAACCAGTGGTGTGGTCTGCAGAACAGGGGCCGTCATCTTGACAAGGGCAGTCTGCGTGGTCTTCCCTGTGCCTTTCCTCATCAAGCGGCTCCCCTTCTACGGCTCCACCCTCCTTTCTCACTCCTTCTGCCTCCACCAAGATGTCATGCGCCTTGCCTGTGCCAGTACCCGTGTCAACAGTCTCTATGGCCTCATTGCTGTCATCTTCACCAAAGGTTTGGActccctctccatcctcctctcctACATTTTCATACTCAGAACAGTAATGGCAATTGCCTCAGGGGAGGGCCGGCTGAAGGCGCTCAACACCTGTGTTTCACACACCTGTGCTGTGCTCATCTTCTATGTGCCACTCATTGGAGTGTCTGTCATTCATCGTTTTGGAAGGCACCTTTCACCACTGACTCATGCCCTCATGGCTAATGCCTACCTCCTTGTACCCCCTGTGCTAAACCCCATAGTCTATACGGTGAAGACCAAAGAGATACGGAGGAAGATCATCCAGATATTTGTTCAAACCAAGGTCACTGCAGGGGGTTAG
- the LOC102545026 gene encoding LOW QUALITY PROTEIN: olfactory receptor 51H1 (The sequence of the model RefSeq protein was modified relative to this genomic sequence to represent the inferred CDS: inserted 2 bases in 1 codon; deleted 2 bases in 1 codon), which produces MMNSNASHANHHSFVLTGIPGMPDKNPWMAFPLGFLYTLTLLGNGTILAVIKVDQSLHEPMYYFLSILALTDVSLSMSTLPSMLSIFWFNAPEIPFDVCITQMFFIHGFGVVESGVLVSMAFDRFVAIRDPLRYASTLSHGVIGKIGVAVLTRAVCXLSHSYCLHQDAVRLACASTRINSLYGLIIVIFTLGLDALVILFSYLLILKIVLGIASRAFERLKALNTCLSHICAVLLFYVPLIGVTMIHRFGKHLSPVVHTLMANIYLLLPPVLNPIVYSVKTKQIRRRVIHVFQRRKNRA; this is translated from the exons ATGATGAACTCTAATGCATCACATGCCAACCACCACAGTTTCGTTTTGACAGGTATTCCAGGGATGCCAGACAAAAACCCGTGGATGGCCTTCCCCCTGGGATTTCTCTACACCCTAACTCTCCTGGGAAATGGTACCATCCTAGCTGTCATCAAGGTAGATCAGAGTCTCCATGAGCCTATGTACTACTTCCTCTCTATCTTGGCTCTGACTGATGTTAGTCTCTCCATGTCCACCTTGCCCTCCATGCTCAGCATCTTCTGGTTTAATGCCCCTGAGATTCCCTTTGATGTATGCATCACTCAGATGTTCTTCATCCATGGTTTTGGAGTGGTAGAATCGGGAGTCTTAGTGTCCATGGCCTTCGACAGATTTGTGGCCATCCGAGACCCACTGCGCTATGCTTCCACCCTCAGTCATGGTGTCATCGGCAAGATTGGAGTAGCTGTTCTCACCCGAGCAGTTTG CTTGTCTCATTCATACTGTCTCCACCAAGATGCAGTGCGGCTAGCCTGTGCCAGCACCCGCATCAACAGCCTCTATGGCCTCATCATCGTCATCTTCACGTTGGGGCTTGATGCCCTGGTCATTCTCTTCTCTTACTTGCTCATCCTGAAGATTGTGCTGGGCATTGCTTCCAGAGCCTTC GAAAGGCTCAAAGCCCTCAACACCTGCCTCTCTCACATCTGTGCTGTGCTCCTCTTCTATGTTCCTCTCATTGGTGTCACCATGATCCACAGATTTGGGAAGCATCTGTCACCAGTAGTGCACACACTCATGGCCAATATCTATCTGTTACTGCCCCCTGTGCTAAACCCCATTGTCTATAGTGTGAAGACCAAACAGATACGGAGGCGGGTCATCCATGTGTTCCAGAGAAGAAAGAACAGAGCCTAG